The region GAACGCGGCGGCGAAATCGTGCACGAGGCGGTACTCGCGATGCGTACGAAGATGTTCACCGGGCGCCTCGCCGAAGCGGTCCACGCGTATCCGACCTGGTCGGTGGCGATCCAGCAGGCGGCCGCGCAGTTCTTCATGGAGATCGGCGGACGGTCCGCGCGACCGGCGCGGCGAGAGTGACGGTGTGGCGATCCGTTACTTCGACCGACCGAAGATCGTCGTCCGAGGGTTGAACGCGGCCCACGCGAACCAGAACGTGTCCAGGTGCGTGCTCGGCGCGAGCGCACGGCCCGCGAGCGCACCCGAGGTGGCGCGCCCGAACCCATCCCATTCCGAACCGGTTTCACGGTCGACGAAGCCGCGACCGCGCCTCCACCGGAACGTGAGCTGCGTCCCGTCGACCACGGGGTCGAAGACGCCGACTGCGCCGACGTCTCGCCCGGAGCTGACCGAATCGGTGTCGAGCGCGGAGGCAGTTCCCGCGCTCCACCAGACCGTGAGCGGGCCGTGGTTGGTGGTGACGTCGACCACGTGTCGCGTGCGGAGCGTGTCGTAGGTGACCGCGGTTCCGGACGCGCCATCGTCGATGCCGACAACGCGAGTCATCGGGCGGAGGCGAGCGTCGATGTTCCCGTCGTAGAGGAACGGCCGGTTGCCGGCGTTGTCGTAGCCGACGTACGGGTTGGTGCCGTACGCCCGATCGAATCCTGTGTCGGTCGTGAGGACGAGACCGTCGGGGTTCGCACGGCGCCAGTCGCGCCACGCGACCGTTGCCACGGGGAATGTCGACAGTGTCGTACCGGTCAGGACACCCGCGACCGCTCGTCCTTCGAACTGTACCCACAGCGATTCGGTCTGCCGGTCGTACATCACCAGGTCGGAGCGATACAACAGACCGGAGGTCCCGAAGTCGACGACTCGGCCGCCGACGCGTCGATCGAACGCGATCGCGGTGTTGCACAACGGGCAGTACGTGACCGCGACCGGGACTCCGTCGAGCGTGTCGTTCACGATCTCGTGCCACACGAGGATCCGCACCGGGTAGGCACGGGACTCGCCGTCGAGTTCGACTGCGATCACGGGTTCGCGCTTGTCGAGCCAGTCGACGTCGGCGGCCCGCTCGAACCGCGGTGAGTCGATCGCGGGGATCCCATCGGGCGGGGGACCGCCGGATCGCAGCGCGCCCGGGTTGACCAACGGCTTCGGGAGACCGGGCGCCCTCGGGTCGTCGAGCGCGGACGGCACGTCCTCGCGGGGGCTCGACACGATCTGCGGCGTCTCGGCGTCGCGGGCCGACGCCGGCCCCGATACGCCGACCGCGATCGAGGATGCAAGCACGAGGGCCAGGCCGAACGACACGCCGGTCCGGTGCCGGTGGGTACCCGCACGCGGCCGCATCTAGACGTCGACGCCGTAGAACGTGTGGAGCTTCTCGCGCAGTGTGGATTCGGGGAGTGCCGCGCGTTCGACTTCGATGAGTTTGCCGTTCTTGTCGTAGAAGGCGGTGAGGGGCATGCTGTTGCCGCCTCCGAGCTCGTCGTGCAGTCCGCTCTTCTGGGCTCCGCGGATGTCGCGCGCCAACGGCCACCACAGGATGTGGTGGCGTCTCGGCATGTAGAGGGGGTCGCCGGTCTCGAGCGAGTCGACACCGATGAACTGCACCGTTCCCTTGAGTTGCTTCGACACGGTGGAGAAGCCGGGAAGCTCGGAGTCGCAGGCGCTACACCATGACGCGAAGAAGTTGACGACGACGGGAGTTCCCCGATAGTCCGCGAGCTTCACGCGGCCGTCGCCTTGGAGGTGCGGGAGATCAAACCGTTGAGGAGACGTGACGCCGGTGGTGTTGTCGGCGCTCGACACCGCCAGCACCGCGACCGCGGCGACGATCGCGACCGCAGCCGCGGCGAGGCCGAAGCGGGTTCGGCGGCGTCGCCGGGAACTCGCGCGCGCCGCGTCTGACTTGCGTTCCCGAGCCGAGATCGTGGGCCGGCCCTTGGGCGCGGTCGCGCTCGGCCGACGGGCCGGTCGAGGCTCGGCGACGTCGGGAGACTTCGGGACGCGCGGACCTGCATGTTTCCGTGCTCCGCGTGATTTCTTCGCCATCAGGGTCCTTTCATCCGAGGGTGACGAGGTTGTCGAGCCCGATCGCACGCAGCCCGCCTTGGAGTTGGCTCGTCACCCAGGTGAGCCGGTTGAACGTGAGCAGCACACCGAAGAACGCGAGCGAAGTCGCCGAGATGATCGTCAGCGCGGTGAAGTGCCGTTTGACGAACGCGAAGACCCGCGTGAGGTGCCCGAACGCGAGTCCGGCGACGAGGAAGGGGATCCCGAGCCCCAGCGAGTACACGGCGAGGAGCGACGCGCCACGCGCGGCATCGCCTCGTGTCGCGCTGATCGCAAGCACCGATCCGAGTACCGGGCCGATGCAGGGGGTCCACCCGAACGCGAACGCCGCGCCGATGATCGGCGCCGCGAACGGCCCGAGCCGCGACGCGCTCGCGTGGAAGCGTTTCTCCGCGAACAGCCACGGCGATCGCAGCACGAGGGATGCCAGCAGGAACAGCGCCATCGACAACACGACGAGTCCCGAGATGCGAGTCAGGAGCAGCTGGTTCTGCACCAGCGTGTGTCCGATCGACGTCGCGCCGAGCCCGAGGAGGATGAACACCACCG is a window of Acidimicrobiia bacterium DNA encoding:
- a CDS encoding cytochrome c biogenesis protein CcdA codes for the protein MGGDSVSYLAAFGGGVVSFLSPCVLPLVPAYLALITGLEVAEVREPSRRHLGRIARDTGLFVAGFSVVFILLGLGATSIGHTLVQNQLLLTRISGLVVLSMALFLLASLVLRSPWLFAEKRFHASASRLGPFAAPIIGAAFAFGWTPCIGPVLGSVLAISATRGDAARGASLLAVYSLGLGIPFLVAGLAFGHLTRVFAFVKRHFTALTIISATSLAFFGVLLTFNRLTWVTSQLQGGLRAIGLDNLVTLG
- a CDS encoding DUF3179 domain-containing protein; amino-acid sequence: MRPRAGTHRHRTGVSFGLALVLASSIAVGVSGPASARDAETPQIVSSPREDVPSALDDPRAPGLPKPLVNPGALRSGGPPPDGIPAIDSPRFERAADVDWLDKREPVIAVELDGESRAYPVRILVWHEIVNDTLDGVPVAVTYCPLCNTAIAFDRRVGGRVVDFGTSGLLYRSDLVMYDRQTESLWVQFEGRAVAGVLTGTTLSTFPVATVAWRDWRRANPDGLVLTTDTGFDRAYGTNPYVGYDNAGNRPFLYDGNIDARLRPMTRVVGIDDGASGTAVTYDTLRTRHVVDVTTNHGPLTVWWSAGTASALDTDSVSSGRDVGAVGVFDPVVDGTQLTFRWRRGRGFVDRETGSEWDGFGRATSGALAGRALAPSTHLDTFWFAWAAFNPRTTIFGRSK
- a CDS encoding TlpA disulfide reductase family protein; the protein is MAKKSRGARKHAGPRVPKSPDVAEPRPARRPSATAPKGRPTISARERKSDAARASSRRRRRTRFGLAAAAVAIVAAVAVLAVSSADNTTGVTSPQRFDLPHLQGDGRVKLADYRGTPVVVNFFASWCSACDSELPGFSTVSKQLKGTVQFIGVDSLETGDPLYMPRRHHILWWPLARDIRGAQKSGLHDELGGGNSMPLTAFYDKNGKLIEVERAALPESTLREKLHTFYGVDV